A single window of Bombus pascuorum chromosome 1, iyBomPasc1.1, whole genome shotgun sequence DNA harbors:
- the LOC132915368 gene encoding uncharacterized protein LOC132915368, which yields MIPLKTILLLTMVGLLNLSTVAPDSAGIVEMVNGLAYGGIPYGSVTGMLAKYPGFMRQQFNSIQARQLNGFGNVQPVVVNPNFRATRLIGVHPQPVQVYNARGVVAPGVVGTISHIGY from the exons ATGATTCCTTTGAAG ACTATTCTACTGTTAACTATGGTTGGTTTGCTGAACTTATCGACAGTTGCACCGGACAGCGCAGGAATCGTAGAGATGGTGAACGGATTGGCGTATG gAGGCATTCCCTACGGAAGCGTAACTGGAATGCTGGCAAAGTATCCAGGATTCATGAGACAACAATTTAATTCCATTCAGGCTCGGCAATTAAATGGATTCGGAAATGTACAACCGGTAGTTGTCAATCCAAATTTTAGGGCAACGAGACTGATAGGCGTGCATCCGCAACCTGTGCAAGTTTACAATGCTCGTGGTGTCGTTGCCCCTGGCGTTGTTGGCACGATCAGTCACATAGGATACTGA
- the LOC132915375 gene encoding uncharacterized protein LOC132915375 yields the protein MHYPLHITAVIVSLWILRDNVNAAKSGLSTEVLTSFARNIASVLSTTLLNDYQDPPSNQSSSNLLKRIQETQFSLDIGRTQPESSEISSNTSFNRYPRYTRESSSNEGKQTFQNTFFTNTPQYSKYYSSEAYKPYEFASNRDARISYNQLNVETPGNVNGGTKDNSIDVNIKTAPLHYSNQYHQPSGFRYKSESIHQLSNANHYAQFDPQPNYHHLSSQTPVSSQESSTTEGLNPNDENENTQIARITRRPFNLNYHNPFTAPYYPFHQHPGFYSHHRPIEGENQPVNPSSEQDESNPPRLINDQNQGQTAIGGYDYSPRFHHKQPYYDGFYHGFPGFYPGPFNESFYRGNVEQGGGNGTYSPYDPYNPFYFHGSKFGPYVPYNQPYYPNFNGQKRPVEPQNPPENQGHSEQITSPENVQGDVNSTGYYPPYAGYPYGFPPYGPYYGGFNFHSYPLAPFHGLPYRFGFHNYLFPGIKPAPYLNFYPGGYPLVHSYPFGGYYPYYKRPAVTEKPEQMEKATDENHKTGPAPNSEAEMLSESKSEEVRSPTSNGYKKRASFGLMTKERNKVASDRSLNQLS from the exons ATGCATTACCCTCTACAC aTAACGGCAGTGATCGTTAGTCTATGGATTCTTCGGGACAACGTGAACGCGGCAAAAAGCGGACTCA GTACCGAGGTGCTGACGTCTTTCGCCAGGAACATCGCGTCGGTCCTGTCAACGACCTTGCTAAACGATTACCAGGATCCACCATCGAACCAATCATCGAGTAACCTTCTGAAAAGAATCCAGGAAACACAATTCTCCTTAGACATTGGCCGTACTCAGCCAGAGAGTTCCGAAATCTCATCAAATACTTCTTTCAATCGTTATCCGCGATATACTCGTGAATCTTCTTCAAACGAAGGAAAACAAACGTTCCAGAACACTTTCTTCACGAACACACCCCAATACTCGAAATATTACAGTTCAGAAGCGTACAAACCATACGAATTCGCGTCGAATCGCGATGCGCGAATTTCTTACAACCAATTGAACGTAGAAACACCTGGGAACGTCAATGGTGGTACGAAAGATAATTCCATCGACGTAAATATTAAGACAGCTCCTCTGCATTATTCCAATCAATACCATCAACCTTCAGGATTCAGATACAAATCTGAATCTATACATCAATTATCTAACGCAAATCACTATGCTCAGTTTGACCCTCAGCCGAATTATCATCATCTATCGTCTCAGACACCTGTTAGTTCTCAGGAATCTTCAACAACCGAAGGGCTTAACCCAAACGATGAAAACGAGAATACTCAGATCGCTCGAATAACTCGTAGGCCGTTTAACTTAAATTACCATAATCCCTTTACTGCTCCTTATTATCCATTTCATCAACATCCAGGATTCTATTCTCACCATAGGCCCATCGAAGGTGAAAATCAACCTGTGAACCCAAGTAGTGAACAGGATGAAAGTAACCCGCCTCGATTGATCAATGACCAGAATCAAGGCCAGACCGCTATAGGAGGATACGATTACAGTCCTCGTTTTCATCATAAGCAACCTTATTACGATGGTTTCTATCATGGATTTCCTGGATTTTACCCTGGTCCTTTTAACGAGTCTTTTTATCGGGGAAACGTGGAACAAGGTGGTGGTAATGGGACATATAGTCCTTATGATCCTTATAATCCGTTTTATTTTCATGGTTCAAAGTTTGGTCCTTATGTTCCTTACAATCAACCATATTATCCGAACTTTAATGGACAAAAAAGACCCGTGGAACCACAAAATCCACCTGAGAATCAAGGACATTCTGAACAAATAACATCACCAGAAAATGTACAAGGTGATGTCAATTCTACCGGATATTATCCTCCGTATGCTGGATATCCTTATGGTTTTCCACCGTATGGACCCTACTATGGTGGTTTTAATTTTCACTCCTATCCTTTAGCACCGTTTCATGGGTTACCTTATCGTTTTGGCTTCCACAATTATCTATTTCCAGGAATCAAACCTGCACcttatttgaatttctatCCAGGTGGTTATCCACTGGTTCATTCTTATCCTTTCGGTGGGTATTATCCTTATTATAAACGACCTGCGGTAACTGAGAAACCTGAACAAATGGAGAAGGCTACTGATGAAAATCATAAGACCGGGCCAGCCCCGAATAGCGAAGCTGAAATGTTGTCTGAAAGCAAGTCGGAAGAGGTTCGATCTCCTACTTCGAATGGATATAAGAAACGTGCTTCGTTTGGACTTATGaccaaagaaagaaataaagtagCGAGTGATCGATCGTTGAATCAATTATCttga